A region of Vitis riparia cultivar Riparia Gloire de Montpellier isolate 1030 chromosome 1, EGFV_Vit.rip_1.0, whole genome shotgun sequence DNA encodes the following proteins:
- the LOC117918155 gene encoding chaperonin 60 subunit beta 4, chloroplastic-like isoform X2 — protein MVSALSFSNLTLPRRSFSTTAWNPRAMAKELYFNHDGSATKKLQAGVDMVAELVGVTLGPKGRNVVLQNKYGPPKIVNDGETVLKEIELEDPLENVGVKLVRQAGAKTNDLAGDGSTTSVILARGLIAEGVKVIAAGMNPVQISRGIEKTAMALVSELKLMSREVEDHELAHVAAVSAGNDYTVGNMIYDAIRQVGRRGVITIEKGKCAENSLQIVEGMQFDRGYLSPYFVTDRQKMMVEFHDCKLLLVDKKITNPKEMFKILDNAVKEKYPIVIVAEGIEQEALAPVIRNKLRGVLKAAAIKAPAFGERKSHYLDDLAILTGGTVISDEMGLTLEKAGKEVLGTATKVVITKDSTLIVTDGSTQPAVEKRVSQIRGLVENTEENFQKKILNERIARLSGGIAILQVGAQTQVELKDKQLRIEDAVNATKAAIEEGVVVGGGCSLLRLSLKVDGIKELLDNEEQKIGAEIFKRALTYPARLIAKNAGVNDSVVIEKVLSNDDIRYGYNAAIDCYEDLMAAGIMDPSKVVRCCLEHAASVAKTFLTSDAVVVDIKELDPIPRRKPMPPMSPMPPVSPLPSPGNSAISRRKPMPRMPLVPPLPTSGIRPIGL, from the exons ATGGTGTCTGCACTTTCTTTCTCCAATTTAACACTGCCCAGAAGATCATTTTCAACTACGGCATGGAACCCAAGAGCCATGGCCAAGGAGCTTTACTTCAACCATGATGGTTCAGCCACAAAGAAACTTCAG GCAGGGGTAGACATGGTGGCGGAACTGGTTGGTGTGACTTTAGGACCAAAAGGAAGGAATGTTGTGTTGCAGAACAAGTATGGGCCTCCCAAGATTGTTAACGATGGCGAGACTGTGCTCAAAGAG ATTGAGCTGGAGGATCCATTGGAGAATGTTGGGGTGAAATTGGTTAGACAAGCTGGAGCAAAAACGAATGACCTTGCTGGTGATGGTTCCACTACATCTGTTATACTTGCACGAGGTCTAATTGCTGAGGGTGTGAAG GTAATTGCAGCAGGAATGAACCCCGTTCAAATTTCTCGTGGGATTGAGAAGACTGCAATGGCCCTTGTTTCTGAACTCAAATTGATGTCCAGAGAG GTTGAGGATCATGAGCTTGCACATGTTGCTGCAGTTAGTGCTGGGAATGATTATACAGTGGGCAACATGATTTATGATGCTATTCGACAGGTAGGAAGGAGGGGTGTGATCACAATTGAGAAAGGGAAATGTGCTGAAAATAGTCTGCAGATTGTAGAAGGAATGCAATTCGATCGTGGATACTTGTCCCCTTACTTTGTTACTGATCGACAAAAGATGATGGTGGAGTTCCATGATTGCAAG TTACTTTTGGTCGACAAAAAAATCACGAACCCGAAGGAGATGTTTAAAATATTGGACAATGCAGTTAAGGAGAAGTATCCAATTGTGATAGTTGCAGAGGGCATTGAGCAAGAAGCTCTGGCTCCGGTAATTAGGAACAAACTCAGGGGTGTGCTGAAGGCAGCTGCTATTAAGGCTCCTGCCTTTGGTGAGCGGAAGAGCCACTACTTAGATGACCTTGCTATCTTGACTGGAG GCACTGTAATTAGCGATGAGATGGGATTGACCCTGGAAAAGGCTGGCAAGGAGGTCTTGGGCACTGCTACTAAGGTGGTCATAACTAAGGATTCTACGTTAATAGTTACAGATGGGAGCACTCAACCAGCTGTTGAGAAGAGGGTTTCTCAGATTCGGGGGCTTGTTGAG AACACtgaagaaaatttccaaaagaaGATACTGAATGAAAGAATAGCAAGGTTATCAGGAGGAATTGCTATTCTTCAG GTCGGAGCTCAAACACAAGTTGAGCTGAAAGATAAACAATTGAGGATTGAAGATGCTGTGAATGCAACTAAG GCAGCTATTGAGGAAGGTGTTGTAGTTGGTGGTGGCTGTAGCCTTTTGCGACTATCTTTAAAAGTGGATGGCATCAAAGAACTTTTGGACAATGAAGAGCAGAAA ATTGGAGCTGAGATCTTCAAAAGAGCTTTGACCTATCCTGCAAGACTGATTGCCAAAAATGCAGGTGTTAATGACAGTGTTGTAATAGAGAAG GTTTTATCGAATGATGATATTCGATATGGTTATAATGCTGCAATAGACTGTTATGAGGATTTGATGGCTGCTGGAATTATGGATCCATCAAAG GTGGTTAGATGTTGTCTAGAGCATGCTGCTTCGGTTGCCAAAACCTTTTTGACATCGGACGCTGTTGTTGTTGACATTAAGGAATTAGACCCCATTCCAAGGAGAAAACCGATGCCACCAATGTCGCCAATGCCACCAGTATCACCATTGCCATCCCCAGGTAACTCAGCCATTTCAAGGAGAAAACCAATGCCACGGATGCCACTAGTACCACCACTGCCAACCTCAG GTATTCGACCAATTGGGCTTTAG
- the LOC117918155 gene encoding chaperonin 60 subunit beta 4, chloroplastic-like isoform X3, with translation MNPVQISRGIEKTAMALVSELKLMSREVEDHELAHVAAVSAGNDYTVGNMIYDAIRQVGRRGVITIEKGKCAENSLQIVEGMQFDRGYLSPYFVTDRQKMMVEFHDCKLLLVDKKITNPKEMFKILDNAVKEKYPIVIVAEGIEQEALAPVIRNKLRGVLKAAAIKAPAFGERKSHYLDDLAILTGGTVISDEMGLTLEKAGKEVLGTATKVVITKDSTLIVTDGSTQPAVEKRVSQIRGLVENTEENFQKKILNERIARLSGGIAILQVGAQTQVELKDKQLRIEDAVNATKAAIEEGVVVGGGCSLLRLSLKVDGIKELLDNEEQKNPSAVHHHRYVILLFCFLFMEIVIPYLQISGQIGAEIFKRALTYPARLIAKNAGVNDSVVIEKVLSNDDIRYGYNAAIDCYEDLMAAGIMDPSKVVRCCLEHAASVAKTFLTSDAVVVDIKELDPIPRRKPMPPMSPMPPVSPLPSPGNSAISRRKPMPRMPLVPPLPTSGIRPIGL, from the exons ATGAACCCCGTTCAAATTTCTCGTGGGATTGAGAAGACTGCAATGGCCCTTGTTTCTGAACTCAAATTGATGTCCAGAGAG GTTGAGGATCATGAGCTTGCACATGTTGCTGCAGTTAGTGCTGGGAATGATTATACAGTGGGCAACATGATTTATGATGCTATTCGACAGGTAGGAAGGAGGGGTGTGATCACAATTGAGAAAGGGAAATGTGCTGAAAATAGTCTGCAGATTGTAGAAGGAATGCAATTCGATCGTGGATACTTGTCCCCTTACTTTGTTACTGATCGACAAAAGATGATGGTGGAGTTCCATGATTGCAAG TTACTTTTGGTCGACAAAAAAATCACGAACCCGAAGGAGATGTTTAAAATATTGGACAATGCAGTTAAGGAGAAGTATCCAATTGTGATAGTTGCAGAGGGCATTGAGCAAGAAGCTCTGGCTCCGGTAATTAGGAACAAACTCAGGGGTGTGCTGAAGGCAGCTGCTATTAAGGCTCCTGCCTTTGGTGAGCGGAAGAGCCACTACTTAGATGACCTTGCTATCTTGACTGGAG GCACTGTAATTAGCGATGAGATGGGATTGACCCTGGAAAAGGCTGGCAAGGAGGTCTTGGGCACTGCTACTAAGGTGGTCATAACTAAGGATTCTACGTTAATAGTTACAGATGGGAGCACTCAACCAGCTGTTGAGAAGAGGGTTTCTCAGATTCGGGGGCTTGTTGAG AACACtgaagaaaatttccaaaagaaGATACTGAATGAAAGAATAGCAAGGTTATCAGGAGGAATTGCTATTCTTCAG GTCGGAGCTCAAACACAAGTTGAGCTGAAAGATAAACAATTGAGGATTGAAGATGCTGTGAATGCAACTAAG GCAGCTATTGAGGAAGGTGTTGTAGTTGGTGGTGGCTGTAGCCTTTTGCGACTATCTTTAAAAGTGGATGGCATCAAAGAACTTTTGGACAATGAAGAGCAGAAA AATCCATCAGCTGTACATCATCATAGGTATGTTATTTTGctattttgctttttgtttatgGAGATTGTGATCCCATATCTACAAATATCTGGGCAGATTGGAGCTGAGATCTTCAAAAGAGCTTTGACCTATCCTGCAAGACTGATTGCCAAAAATGCAGGTGTTAATGACAGTGTTGTAATAGAGAAG GTTTTATCGAATGATGATATTCGATATGGTTATAATGCTGCAATAGACTGTTATGAGGATTTGATGGCTGCTGGAATTATGGATCCATCAAAG GTGGTTAGATGTTGTCTAGAGCATGCTGCTTCGGTTGCCAAAACCTTTTTGACATCGGACGCTGTTGTTGTTGACATTAAGGAATTAGACCCCATTCCAAGGAGAAAACCGATGCCACCAATGTCGCCAATGCCACCAGTATCACCATTGCCATCCCCAGGTAACTCAGCCATTTCAAGGAGAAAACCAATGCCACGGATGCCACTAGTACCACCACTGCCAACCTCAG GTATTCGACCAATTGGGCTTTAG
- the LOC117918155 gene encoding chaperonin 60 subunit beta 4, chloroplastic-like isoform X1, whose translation MVSALSFSNLTLPRRSFSTTAWNPRAMAKELYFNHDGSATKKLQAGVDMVAELVGVTLGPKGRNVVLQNKYGPPKIVNDGETVLKEIELEDPLENVGVKLVRQAGAKTNDLAGDGSTTSVILARGLIAEGVKVIAAGMNPVQISRGIEKTAMALVSELKLMSREVEDHELAHVAAVSAGNDYTVGNMIYDAIRQVGRRGVITIEKGKCAENSLQIVEGMQFDRGYLSPYFVTDRQKMMVEFHDCKLLLVDKKITNPKEMFKILDNAVKEKYPIVIVAEGIEQEALAPVIRNKLRGVLKAAAIKAPAFGERKSHYLDDLAILTGGTVISDEMGLTLEKAGKEVLGTATKVVITKDSTLIVTDGSTQPAVEKRVSQIRGLVENTEENFQKKILNERIARLSGGIAILQVGAQTQVELKDKQLRIEDAVNATKAAIEEGVVVGGGCSLLRLSLKVDGIKELLDNEEQKNPSAVHHHRYVILLFCFLFMEIVIPYLQISGQIGAEIFKRALTYPARLIAKNAGVNDSVVIEKVLSNDDIRYGYNAAIDCYEDLMAAGIMDPSKVVRCCLEHAASVAKTFLTSDAVVVDIKELDPIPRRKPMPPMSPMPPVSPLPSPGNSAISRRKPMPRMPLVPPLPTSGIRPIGL comes from the exons ATGGTGTCTGCACTTTCTTTCTCCAATTTAACACTGCCCAGAAGATCATTTTCAACTACGGCATGGAACCCAAGAGCCATGGCCAAGGAGCTTTACTTCAACCATGATGGTTCAGCCACAAAGAAACTTCAG GCAGGGGTAGACATGGTGGCGGAACTGGTTGGTGTGACTTTAGGACCAAAAGGAAGGAATGTTGTGTTGCAGAACAAGTATGGGCCTCCCAAGATTGTTAACGATGGCGAGACTGTGCTCAAAGAG ATTGAGCTGGAGGATCCATTGGAGAATGTTGGGGTGAAATTGGTTAGACAAGCTGGAGCAAAAACGAATGACCTTGCTGGTGATGGTTCCACTACATCTGTTATACTTGCACGAGGTCTAATTGCTGAGGGTGTGAAG GTAATTGCAGCAGGAATGAACCCCGTTCAAATTTCTCGTGGGATTGAGAAGACTGCAATGGCCCTTGTTTCTGAACTCAAATTGATGTCCAGAGAG GTTGAGGATCATGAGCTTGCACATGTTGCTGCAGTTAGTGCTGGGAATGATTATACAGTGGGCAACATGATTTATGATGCTATTCGACAGGTAGGAAGGAGGGGTGTGATCACAATTGAGAAAGGGAAATGTGCTGAAAATAGTCTGCAGATTGTAGAAGGAATGCAATTCGATCGTGGATACTTGTCCCCTTACTTTGTTACTGATCGACAAAAGATGATGGTGGAGTTCCATGATTGCAAG TTACTTTTGGTCGACAAAAAAATCACGAACCCGAAGGAGATGTTTAAAATATTGGACAATGCAGTTAAGGAGAAGTATCCAATTGTGATAGTTGCAGAGGGCATTGAGCAAGAAGCTCTGGCTCCGGTAATTAGGAACAAACTCAGGGGTGTGCTGAAGGCAGCTGCTATTAAGGCTCCTGCCTTTGGTGAGCGGAAGAGCCACTACTTAGATGACCTTGCTATCTTGACTGGAG GCACTGTAATTAGCGATGAGATGGGATTGACCCTGGAAAAGGCTGGCAAGGAGGTCTTGGGCACTGCTACTAAGGTGGTCATAACTAAGGATTCTACGTTAATAGTTACAGATGGGAGCACTCAACCAGCTGTTGAGAAGAGGGTTTCTCAGATTCGGGGGCTTGTTGAG AACACtgaagaaaatttccaaaagaaGATACTGAATGAAAGAATAGCAAGGTTATCAGGAGGAATTGCTATTCTTCAG GTCGGAGCTCAAACACAAGTTGAGCTGAAAGATAAACAATTGAGGATTGAAGATGCTGTGAATGCAACTAAG GCAGCTATTGAGGAAGGTGTTGTAGTTGGTGGTGGCTGTAGCCTTTTGCGACTATCTTTAAAAGTGGATGGCATCAAAGAACTTTTGGACAATGAAGAGCAGAAA AATCCATCAGCTGTACATCATCATAGGTATGTTATTTTGctattttgctttttgtttatgGAGATTGTGATCCCATATCTACAAATATCTGGGCAGATTGGAGCTGAGATCTTCAAAAGAGCTTTGACCTATCCTGCAAGACTGATTGCCAAAAATGCAGGTGTTAATGACAGTGTTGTAATAGAGAAG GTTTTATCGAATGATGATATTCGATATGGTTATAATGCTGCAATAGACTGTTATGAGGATTTGATGGCTGCTGGAATTATGGATCCATCAAAG GTGGTTAGATGTTGTCTAGAGCATGCTGCTTCGGTTGCCAAAACCTTTTTGACATCGGACGCTGTTGTTGTTGACATTAAGGAATTAGACCCCATTCCAAGGAGAAAACCGATGCCACCAATGTCGCCAATGCCACCAGTATCACCATTGCCATCCCCAGGTAACTCAGCCATTTCAAGGAGAAAACCAATGCCACGGATGCCACTAGTACCACCACTGCCAACCTCAG GTATTCGACCAATTGGGCTTTAG
- the LOC117918155 gene encoding chaperonin 60 subunit beta 4, chloroplastic-like isoform X4 — translation MVSALSFSNLTLPRRSFSTTAWNPRAMAKELYFNHDGSATKKLQAGVDMVAELVGVTLGPKGRNVVLQNKYGPPKIVNDGETVLKEIELEDPLENVGVKLVRQAGAKTNDLAGDGSTTSVILARGLIAEGVKVIAAGMNPVQISRGIEKTAMALVSELKLMSREVEDHELAHVAAVSAGNDYTVGNMIYDAIRQVGRRGVITIEKGKCAENSLQIVEGMQFDRGYLSPYFVTDRQKMMVEFHDCKLLLVDKKITNPKEMFKILDNAVKEKYPIVIVAEGIEQEALAPVIRNKLRGVLKAAAIKAPAFGERKSHYLDDLAILTGGTVISDEMGLTLEKAGKEVLGTATKVVITKDSTLIVTDGSTQPAVEKRVSQIRGLVENTEENFQKKILNERIARLSGGIAILQVGAQTQVELKDKQLRIEDAVNATKAAIEEGVVVGGGCSLLRLSLKVDGIKELLDNEEQKNPSAVHHHRLELRSSKEL, via the exons ATGGTGTCTGCACTTTCTTTCTCCAATTTAACACTGCCCAGAAGATCATTTTCAACTACGGCATGGAACCCAAGAGCCATGGCCAAGGAGCTTTACTTCAACCATGATGGTTCAGCCACAAAGAAACTTCAG GCAGGGGTAGACATGGTGGCGGAACTGGTTGGTGTGACTTTAGGACCAAAAGGAAGGAATGTTGTGTTGCAGAACAAGTATGGGCCTCCCAAGATTGTTAACGATGGCGAGACTGTGCTCAAAGAG ATTGAGCTGGAGGATCCATTGGAGAATGTTGGGGTGAAATTGGTTAGACAAGCTGGAGCAAAAACGAATGACCTTGCTGGTGATGGTTCCACTACATCTGTTATACTTGCACGAGGTCTAATTGCTGAGGGTGTGAAG GTAATTGCAGCAGGAATGAACCCCGTTCAAATTTCTCGTGGGATTGAGAAGACTGCAATGGCCCTTGTTTCTGAACTCAAATTGATGTCCAGAGAG GTTGAGGATCATGAGCTTGCACATGTTGCTGCAGTTAGTGCTGGGAATGATTATACAGTGGGCAACATGATTTATGATGCTATTCGACAGGTAGGAAGGAGGGGTGTGATCACAATTGAGAAAGGGAAATGTGCTGAAAATAGTCTGCAGATTGTAGAAGGAATGCAATTCGATCGTGGATACTTGTCCCCTTACTTTGTTACTGATCGACAAAAGATGATGGTGGAGTTCCATGATTGCAAG TTACTTTTGGTCGACAAAAAAATCACGAACCCGAAGGAGATGTTTAAAATATTGGACAATGCAGTTAAGGAGAAGTATCCAATTGTGATAGTTGCAGAGGGCATTGAGCAAGAAGCTCTGGCTCCGGTAATTAGGAACAAACTCAGGGGTGTGCTGAAGGCAGCTGCTATTAAGGCTCCTGCCTTTGGTGAGCGGAAGAGCCACTACTTAGATGACCTTGCTATCTTGACTGGAG GCACTGTAATTAGCGATGAGATGGGATTGACCCTGGAAAAGGCTGGCAAGGAGGTCTTGGGCACTGCTACTAAGGTGGTCATAACTAAGGATTCTACGTTAATAGTTACAGATGGGAGCACTCAACCAGCTGTTGAGAAGAGGGTTTCTCAGATTCGGGGGCTTGTTGAG AACACtgaagaaaatttccaaaagaaGATACTGAATGAAAGAATAGCAAGGTTATCAGGAGGAATTGCTATTCTTCAG GTCGGAGCTCAAACACAAGTTGAGCTGAAAGATAAACAATTGAGGATTGAAGATGCTGTGAATGCAACTAAG GCAGCTATTGAGGAAGGTGTTGTAGTTGGTGGTGGCTGTAGCCTTTTGCGACTATCTTTAAAAGTGGATGGCATCAAAGAACTTTTGGACAATGAAGAGCAGAAA AATCCATCAGCTGTACATCATCATAG ATTGGAGCTGAGATCTTCAAAAGAGCTTTGA